One window of Sulfurospirillum sp. 1612 genomic DNA carries:
- a CDS encoding N-acetyltransferase, with translation MITYTKGTLKDIEAMQALVAPEVKSGIILERNNDEIATNIRSYILAKESGVLIGFGALHFHTKELGEVRSLIVSDTSRGKGVGKNIVNTILEEAAALEAQKVFALTYKKAFFETLGFVEIPKEELPANKVWTDCIKCKFFPICDEIALIKNI, from the coding sequence ATGATTACATATACCAAAGGAACGCTTAAAGACATCGAAGCCATGCAAGCACTTGTTGCCCCAGAAGTTAAAAGCGGTATTATTTTAGAACGAAACAATGATGAGATAGCGACCAATATTAGGTCTTATATCTTAGCAAAAGAATCAGGGGTATTGATTGGTTTTGGCGCTTTACATTTTCACACAAAAGAGTTAGGTGAAGTGAGAAGTCTGATTGTATCGGATACCTCACGGGGTAAAGGCGTTGGTAAAAATATCGTCAATACCATTTTGGAAGAAGCCGCTGCTCTTGAGGCACAAAAAGTATTTGCGCTGACCTATAAAAAAGCTTTTTTTGAGACTTTGGGTTTTGTGGAAATTCCCAAAGAAGAGTTGCCTGCTAATAAAGTATGGACCGATTGCATTAAATGCAAATTCTTTCCAATTTGCGATGAGATAGCCTTAATCAAAAACATATGA